CAATGCTGAAGAAAGTCTAAATCCTCGTCGTGTAAATAGGTGACGTTCATTTTCAGTCTGGCTTTTGGAATAGAAATAACAGCGATTAATCGTCGCCAATGACTTTAAGTCTCGCCATATCGGAAGAATTTACCGTATGGCCTGAGAAGGTAATCTTTGATACGCAGCGTTTGTTGTCGTTATCGCTATTAATATTGATCCAGCCTGTTGTCTGGCCCTCTTTGATTGAGGAAGGGACGTTCAGGCTTTGGCTGGCGCTACGCGCAGTTTTAAAATAGACGGATGCGCCGCTAAGTTCGATGTCGCCGTGATCCGCCGTGAGTTGAATGCGCTTCACGATGCGGCAGACGGGAATTTTCAGCGTGAGATCGTTCGTTTCATTTCTGGGCATGGCAATAACACCCAGTATTTTATGGTCGTTCGCGTGCGCGACGCTACTTAACGCCAGGCCGAAAAGCAGGCCGACGGAAATCGTTAACACAGATCGCATGGAATTTCTCTTTGACGGGTTCAATAAGCAATACCGTCTATCATACTCTGCTCATGGCAACGATTCAGTTTTGTAATCTTTTCTTTTTATTACAATTTTTCTGTGAATGGTATTCGTTATTTAATTTATTTCATGAATATTTATCTGTCTGGTTTTCCATCGTGCCCTCTCGTCACTAAAAAATTTTTTCATCTCCCCCTTGATGACGTGG
This DNA window, taken from Salmonella enterica subsp. enterica serovar Typhimurium str. LT2, encodes the following:
- the yaaI gene encoding putative periplasmic protein (similar to E. coli orf, hypothetical protein (AAC73124.1); Blastp hit to AAC73124.1 (134 aa), 81% identity in aa 1 - 134) — encoded protein: MRSVLTISVGLLFGLALSSVAHANDHKILGVIAMPRNETNDLTLKIPVCRIVKRIQLTADHGDIELSGASVYFKTARSASQSLNVPSSIKEGQTTGWININSDNDNKRCVSKITFSGHTVNSSDMARLKVIGDD